Proteins found in one Thalassomonas actiniarum genomic segment:
- a CDS encoding PEP-CTERM sorting domain-containing protein — translation MKKTYENKLITLVFLTMLVVLMSVKPVKASTIILDFTSNPSTNIFGVSTNAFDSSPFGFTGLSHSQVIDSIFDTVVEDFFGYVYPSLPPGKELDLDFEIGTIGSGPLNGDSDYSYFKIGEDYLNQTGALGHACLSCALTDNFSYSAGAVVGSIFTDNLLGLAQLALTDEDRINLIAGTTSHEIGHALSLPHPTSAEANPGESSFGLMGTGASPTSMPNGERILDRAFSYSNFEQLINAVGLRDIAVDVPEPGTVILMLLSLTLLASRKKLSK, via the coding sequence ATGAAAAAAACTTACGAGAATAAACTGATTACTTTAGTTTTTCTTACTATGTTAGTGGTATTGATGTCGGTAAAACCGGTTAAAGCTTCCACCATTATTTTAGATTTTACCTCTAACCCATCAACCAATATCTTCGGTGTTTCCACCAATGCCTTTGATTCTTCTCCTTTTGGTTTTACCGGCTTATCCCACAGCCAGGTAATTGATAGTATCTTTGATACCGTTGTTGAAGACTTTTTTGGTTATGTTTATCCGTCGTTGCCACCGGGTAAAGAGCTAGATCTTGACTTTGAAATCGGCACCATAGGCTCAGGACCGTTAAATGGTGACAGTGATTACTCTTATTTTAAAATAGGGGAAGATTACCTCAATCAAACCGGTGCGTTAGGGCACGCTTGCTTAAGCTGTGCCTTAACGGATAACTTTAGTTATTCGGCGGGAGCCGTGGTTGGCTCTATCTTCACCGACAATTTATTAGGTTTGGCGCAGTTGGCGTTAACCGATGAAGACAGGATCAACCTGATTGCCGGTACCACTTCCCATGAAATTGGTCATGCCTTGTCACTGCCTCACCCTACAAGTGCAGAAGCCAACCCGGGAGAGTCCAGCTTTGGTTTGATGGGCACCGGGGCATCGCCGACCAGCATGCCAAATGGTGAGCGTATATTAGACCGTGCTTTCTCTTACAGTAACTTTGAGCAGCTGATCAATGCCGTCGGTTTACGTGACATTGCCGTT